One Microbacterium esteraromaticum genomic window carries:
- a CDS encoding DUF1801 domain-containing protein — protein MRQTGDDVAGLIARSAPATRRRDAETLTALMQEISGRDPATWGTIIGFGRVHYRYPTGTEGESGLLGFAPRKAATTIYLLDGVGAHAEDLAALGPHTTGVGCLYIKDLEQVDVDVLRRILTRSLAWVEAGGSEGMQLTVVS, from the coding sequence GTGAGACAGACCGGCGACGACGTCGCCGGCCTGATCGCGCGCTCCGCGCCGGCGACCAGGCGTCGGGATGCCGAGACGCTGACGGCGCTGATGCAGGAGATCTCGGGCCGCGATCCCGCGACGTGGGGCACGATCATCGGCTTCGGCCGGGTGCACTACCGCTACCCCACCGGCACCGAGGGCGAGTCCGGCCTGCTCGGCTTCGCACCGCGCAAGGCTGCGACGACCATCTATCTGCTCGACGGCGTCGGTGCCCACGCCGAAGATCTGGCGGCTCTCGGCCCGCACACCACAGGCGTCGGATGCCTCTACATCAAAGACCTCGAGCAGGTGGACGTCGATGTGCTGCGGCGCATCCTGACCCGCTCGCTCGCCTGGGTCGAGGCAGGCGGGAGCGAGGGGATGCAGCTCACGGTCGTGAGCTGA
- a CDS encoding class I SAM-dependent methyltransferase, translating into MTQELYSDARLYDLLFPADDVAVDFYRAEAGSAGERVLELGSGTGHKLIPVAADGHQSVGLDLSPAMLAEARRKADERGVSVEWRHGDMSDFDLDGEFDLIFIAANALLHLHEADDIVQCFRAVRRHLAPGGRFAFDVFNPSVRLLAGADGTRRPRTCFTDPDRGDVRVDVDDAYDAAAQVTRGTWYFSTDSESDFQKVSLAVRSIFPQELPVLLELGGLRLIERFGDWDRALFTADSSIQLCVCESDA; encoded by the coding sequence ATGACACAGGAGCTGTACTCGGACGCGAGATTGTATGACCTGCTCTTTCCGGCGGACGACGTCGCCGTCGACTTCTACCGCGCCGAGGCCGGCAGCGCGGGTGAACGCGTGCTCGAACTCGGATCCGGCACCGGACACAAGCTGATCCCGGTTGCGGCCGACGGACATCAGAGCGTGGGTCTCGACCTGTCGCCGGCCATGCTGGCTGAAGCGCGACGGAAGGCCGATGAACGAGGCGTCTCGGTCGAGTGGCGACACGGCGACATGAGCGACTTCGACCTGGACGGCGAGTTCGACCTCATCTTCATCGCGGCCAACGCACTGCTGCACCTGCACGAGGCCGATGACATCGTGCAGTGCTTTCGCGCGGTCAGGCGGCACCTCGCACCCGGCGGGCGGTTCGCGTTCGATGTCTTCAACCCCAGCGTGCGGCTCCTCGCCGGCGCCGATGGCACGCGACGCCCGCGCACCTGCTTCACCGACCCGGACCGGGGCGACGTCCGCGTCGACGTCGACGACGCCTACGACGCGGCCGCGCAGGTGACCCGCGGAACGTGGTACTTCTCGACAGACTCCGAATCCGACTTTCAGAAGGTGTCCCTTGCCGTGCGGAGCATCTTCCCGCAGGAGCTTCCCGTGCTCCTCGAACTCGGCGGCCTCCGGCTGATCGAGCGCTTCGGCGACTGGGATCGTGCGCTGTTCACTGCGGACTCGTCGATACAGCTCTGTGTGTGCGAATCCGACGCCTGA
- a CDS encoding alpha-hydroxy acid oxidase, with protein sequence MSDYAPLRRRFPRPADIVPFLRLKSHRGMPRADRRVADAHSIDDLRSLAKRRTPTGPFHYVDGGADQEVSLRRIREAFDAVEFAPRVLRDVHEIDTSTTILGARSELPFGFGPTGGTRMMHAAGEIAVARVAERAGIPYALSTVGTTSIAGLASAAGGARRWFQMYPLGDRDRSVRMLDEARRHGYDTLVVTVDGPVVGNKLRDLRTGMSYPPQLTLRTFLDASYRVEWWMNLLTTEPYRFTYEEDDAPRSQLATVSGFLDNSVTFDDLAWIRETWDGPIMLKGIQTIDDALRAADAGVESIVLSNHGGRQLDRSRTPLNILQPVATRVGHQVEVVLDSGIRTGADIVAAIALGARFTLVGRAYLYGLMAGGEAGVARSVAILRSEIERTMALLGATRIDELTPDMVGLLPSRLS encoded by the coding sequence TTGTCTGACTACGCTCCGCTGCGCCGTCGCTTCCCCCGGCCCGCCGACATCGTCCCCTTCCTGCGACTGAAATCGCACAGGGGGATGCCCAGGGCGGACCGGCGTGTGGCCGACGCGCACTCGATCGACGATCTGAGGTCTCTGGCGAAGCGCCGCACGCCGACGGGCCCGTTCCACTACGTCGACGGCGGTGCGGATCAGGAGGTGAGCCTGCGTCGGATCCGCGAGGCGTTCGACGCCGTCGAGTTCGCGCCGCGAGTGCTGCGAGACGTGCACGAGATCGACACCTCGACCACGATCCTCGGCGCACGGAGCGAGCTGCCCTTCGGCTTCGGCCCGACCGGCGGCACCCGCATGATGCACGCAGCCGGCGAGATCGCCGTCGCCAGGGTCGCCGAGCGTGCCGGGATCCCGTACGCTCTCTCGACCGTCGGCACGACCTCGATCGCCGGCCTCGCGTCCGCCGCCGGCGGTGCGCGGCGGTGGTTCCAGATGTATCCCCTCGGCGATCGCGACCGCTCGGTGCGGATGCTCGACGAAGCGCGCCGGCACGGATACGACACGCTCGTCGTGACGGTGGACGGGCCCGTCGTCGGCAACAAGCTGCGGGATCTGCGCACGGGGATGTCGTACCCCCCGCAGCTCACTCTGCGCACCTTCCTCGACGCCTCGTACCGCGTGGAGTGGTGGATGAACCTGCTGACGACCGAGCCGTACCGCTTCACCTACGAGGAGGACGACGCTCCTCGTTCGCAGCTGGCCACCGTGTCGGGCTTCCTCGACAACTCGGTCACGTTCGACGATCTGGCCTGGATCCGCGAGACCTGGGACGGGCCGATCATGCTGAAGGGCATCCAGACGATCGACGATGCGCTCCGCGCAGCGGACGCCGGTGTGGAGAGCATCGTGCTCTCCAACCACGGCGGACGTCAGCTCGATCGCTCCCGCACCCCGCTGAACATCCTGCAGCCGGTGGCGACTCGGGTGGGTCACCAGGTCGAGGTGGTGCTGGACTCCGGCATCCGGACGGGCGCCGACATCGTCGCGGCGATCGCGCTCGGTGCACGGTTCACCCTCGTCGGTCGGGCCTACCTCTACGGCTTGATGGCCGGCGGCGAAGCGGGGGTCGCGCGCTCGGTCGCCATTCTGCGCTCGGAGATCGAGCGCACCATGGCGCTGCTGGGTGCGACCCGCATCGACGAGCTCACCCCCGACATGGTGGGTCTGCTGCCGAGCCGCCTCTCCTGA
- a CDS encoding GNAT family N-acetyltransferase, with protein MDYELDDDPSRIQPDVVWGWLSTKAYWGRQRSRADVEAQIADAWRVVGAYRRDTGEQVGFARAVSDGVSFAYLADVFVIEGHRGSGLGTRLVQLMIDDGPGSSFRWMLFTGDAHALYRRFGFETPDDTAMVRSAR; from the coding sequence GTGGACTACGAACTCGACGATGACCCGTCTCGGATTCAGCCCGATGTGGTGTGGGGCTGGCTGTCGACGAAGGCTTATTGGGGCCGGCAGCGCAGCCGGGCCGATGTCGAGGCGCAGATCGCGGATGCATGGCGCGTCGTCGGTGCATACCGGCGCGACACCGGGGAGCAGGTCGGCTTCGCGCGAGCAGTGTCGGACGGCGTCAGCTTCGCATACCTTGCAGATGTCTTCGTGATCGAGGGTCACCGCGGCAGCGGGCTCGGCACGCGCCTCGTGCAGCTGATGATCGATGACGGGCCCGGATCCAGCTTCAGATGGATGCTGTTCACCGGTGACGCACACGCGCTGTATCGACGATTCGGCTTCGAGACACCGGATGACACGGCCATGGTTCGATCCGCGCGATGA
- a CDS encoding HhH-GPD-type base excision DNA repair protein, translating to MALHITGDTAADDLLTNNPLALLIGMLLDQQVPMETAFAGPLKIEQRTGAADAAAIAGMDPDAFLEAFRQTPAVHRFPGSMAARVQTLCQSLVDEWGGEASALWTAGDPDGAEVLKRLKKLPGFGEQKAKIFLALLGKQYGFTGEGWREASAPYGEQNAYRSVADIVSPESLTKVREHKKAMKAAAKAEK from the coding sequence ATGGCCCTTCACATCACCGGAGACACCGCCGCCGACGACCTGCTCACGAACAATCCGCTCGCCCTGCTGATCGGGATGCTGCTCGACCAGCAGGTGCCCATGGAGACCGCCTTCGCCGGCCCGCTCAAGATCGAGCAGCGCACCGGGGCGGCCGACGCGGCCGCGATCGCGGGGATGGATCCGGATGCCTTCCTCGAGGCGTTCAGGCAGACACCGGCCGTGCACCGGTTCCCCGGCTCGATGGCCGCGCGCGTGCAGACCCTCTGCCAGAGCCTCGTCGACGAGTGGGGCGGCGAGGCGTCCGCTCTGTGGACCGCCGGTGACCCCGACGGCGCCGAGGTGCTCAAGCGGCTGAAGAAGCTGCCCGGATTCGGAGAGCAGAAGGCGAAGATCTTCCTGGCCCTGCTCGGCAAGCAGTACGGCTTCACCGGCGAGGGCTGGCGCGAGGCATCCGCCCCCTACGGCGAGCAGAACGCGTACCGCAGCGTCGCCGACATCGTCTCGCCCGAGTCGCTGACCAAGGTGCGCGAGCACAAGAAGGCGATGAAGGCAGCCGCGAAGGCGGAGAAGTGA